In one window of Cynocephalus volans isolate mCynVol1 chromosome 6, mCynVol1.pri, whole genome shotgun sequence DNA:
- the LOC134380320 gene encoding dnaJ homolog subfamily B member 6: MVDYYEVLGLQRHASPEDIKKAYRKLALKWHPDKHPENKEEAERKFKQVAEAYEVLSDAKKRDIYDKYGKEGLNGGGGGGSHLDNPFEFGFTFRNPDDIFREFFGGRDPFAFDFFEDPFEDFFGNRRGPRGSRSRGTGSFFSAFSGFPSFGSGFSSFDTGFTSFGSLGHGGFTSFSSTSLGGSGMGNVRSISTSTKIVNGRKITTKRIVENGQERVEVEEDGQLKSLTINGKEQLLRLDNK, encoded by the coding sequence ATGGTGGATTACTATGAAGTTCTAGGTCTGCAGAGACATGCTTCACCTGAGGATATTAAAAAAGCGTACCGGAAGCTGGCACTGAAGTGGCACCCAGATAAACATCCTGAGAATAAAGAAGAAGCAGAGAGGAAATTCAAGCAAGTTGCCGAGGCATATGAGGTGTTATCAGATGCTAAAAAGCGGGACATCTATGACAAATATGGCAAAGAAGGATTAAatggtggaggaggaggtggaagtCATTTGGACAATCCATTTGAGTTTGGCTTCACATTCCGGAACCCAGATGATATCTTCAGGGAATTTTTTGGTGGAAGAGACCCATTTGCATTCGACTTCTTTGAAGACCCATTTGAGGACTTTTTTGGGAATCGAAGGGGTCCCCGAGGAAGCAGAAGTCGAGGCACGGGgtcatttttttctgccttcagtggatttccatcttttggaagtggattttcttcttttgacaCAGGATTTACTTCATTCGGGTCACTAGGTCACGGGGGCTTCACTTCATTCTCTTCCACGTCGCTTGGTGGGAGTGGGATGGGCAACGTTAGATCTATATCAACTTCCACTAAAATAGTTAATGGCAGAAAGATCACTACAAAGAGAATTGTCGAGAATGGTCAAGAAAGAGTAGAAGTTGAAGAAGATGGCCAGTTAAAGTCCTTAACGATAAATGGTAAGGAGCAGCTGCTGCGCTTGGATAACAAGTAA